Proteins co-encoded in one Phragmitibacter flavus genomic window:
- a CDS encoding Gfo/Idh/MocA family protein, with product MRPGPINSSLNRRAFIAGSTTSVAAVLTGLPAMAEAEPALKLGIVSAATYGATYDGSSAARALGSHHGTAFATTFNGWDEAKLKSWQGAFVKSSRRIAGARVVKIWDPDRAAAAVLADICSIETVADSAADCCEGVDAVLIVDDGSGSHWQYAEHALRRGIPTFCDKPLAMTAKDSAGMVKLVRETKTSFMSASSLRFVPDIIKLRDELPQIGEVHLASVACGNDLVYYGIHALSMAYAVLGRGFTSAINVGKPGANLVRLRFGDQHDLMLIVADKEVMRAGYQINLYGQKGWRSVTPDLKDLYSYLLEAFLDQVRTGREIVPVEEEAEVIAALEASRLSLELGREVTLKEVLERA from the coding sequence ATGCGACCTGGACCAATCAATTCTTCCCTCAACCGTCGCGCTTTTATCGCGGGTTCAACGACCAGCGTTGCCGCTGTCCTGACGGGGCTTCCGGCGATGGCTGAAGCCGAACCTGCGTTGAAGTTGGGGATCGTTTCCGCAGCGACCTACGGGGCTACGTATGATGGTTCGAGTGCTGCGCGCGCTCTTGGTTCCCATCACGGCACCGCCTTTGCGACGACGTTTAATGGTTGGGATGAGGCCAAGTTAAAATCGTGGCAGGGCGCGTTCGTGAAATCGTCCCGCCGCATTGCCGGTGCGCGGGTGGTGAAAATCTGGGATCCCGATCGCGCGGCGGCTGCGGTGCTGGCGGATATTTGTAGTATTGAGACCGTTGCCGACAGCGCGGCAGACTGTTGTGAGGGAGTGGATGCGGTGCTGATTGTGGATGATGGCAGCGGTTCGCATTGGCAGTATGCCGAACATGCCTTGCGCAGGGGCATCCCCACGTTTTGCGACAAGCCATTGGCCATGACGGCAAAGGATTCGGCGGGGATGGTGAAACTGGTGCGCGAGACCAAGACCTCCTTCATGTCGGCCAGCAGCCTGAGGTTCGTTCCTGACATCATCAAACTGCGCGATGAACTGCCGCAGATCGGGGAGGTCCATCTTGCCAGTGTCGCTTGCGGCAACGACCTCGTTTATTACGGCATTCATGCTTTATCCATGGCCTACGCGGTGCTCGGCAGAGGATTCACCAGTGCCATCAACGTCGGCAAACCGGGAGCGAACCTTGTCCGTCTGCGTTTTGGGGATCAGCATGATTTGATGCTCATCGTGGCTGACAAGGAAGTGATGCGGGCCGGATATCAAATCAATCTGTATGGACAAAAGGGATGGCGCAGTGTCACTCCCGATTTGAAGGATCTCTATTCGTATCTGCTCGAAGCCTTCCTGGATCAAGTGCGCACGGGAAGGGAGATCGTCCCAGTCGAGGAAGAGGCTGAAGTCATTGCTGCCCTCGAAGCGTCCCGGCTCTCGCTCGAACTCGGGCGCGAAGTGACTCTCAAAGAGGTGCTCGAGAGGGCATGA